The following proteins come from a genomic window of Calorimonas adulescens:
- the yqeK gene encoding bis(5'-nucleosyl)-tetraphosphatase (symmetrical) YqeK has product MLSYDEINDRLRSMLTPQRYSHSLRVEKMAVLLAEKYGVDIEKARIAGLVHDCAKNIPENKLIDMAAKYGVELDEVSMAEKALIHGPLGARLARDFFGIEDEEILHAIELHTTGGKSMSKLDRIIYLSDFIEEGRDYEGVEYLRELAFKDLNAALLKSFENTINYVISLKSLLHPNTIYARNSLIMEMRKDGGI; this is encoded by the coding sequence ATGCTATCCTATGATGAAATTAATGATAGGTTGAGATCAATGCTTACTCCTCAAAGATACAGCCATTCTTTAAGGGTTGAAAAGATGGCTGTTTTACTGGCGGAAAAGTATGGTGTAGACATCGAAAAAGCCAGGATAGCGGGCCTTGTCCATGATTGCGCTAAGAACATACCTGAGAATAAACTCATTGATATGGCAGCCAAGTATGGTGTTGAACTGGATGAGGTAAGCATGGCTGAGAAAGCCCTTATCCACGGTCCACTGGGCGCAAGATTGGCAAGGGATTTTTTTGGTATAGAAGATGAAGAAATTCTTCACGCTATAGAGCTGCATACCACAGGTGGTAAATCTATGAGTAAACTGGACAGGATAATATATCTGTCTGATTTTATTGAGGAAGGAAGAGATTATGAAGGGGTAGAATACTTAAGAGAGTTGGCATTTAAAGATCTTAATGCTGCGCTCCTAAAGTCTTTTGAGAATACAATTAATTATGTCATATCCTTAAAGTCCCTGCTTCACCCCAATACCATATATGCCAGAAACTCTTTAATAATGGAAATGAGAAAAGATGGGGGAATATGA
- the leuS gene encoding leucine--tRNA ligase, which translates to MDYNFEEIESRWQEYWRENNFYKATEDSESPKYYALEMFPYPSGKLHMGHVRNYSIGDVIARYKRMRGYNVLHPMGWDAFGLPAENAAIKNGIHPSVWTWNNIDNMRSQLKRLGISYDWDREVATCHPGYYKWTEWMFLQLYKRGLAYKKKSFVNWCPSCKTVLANEQVVNGECERCGTVVRKKELEQWFFKITDYAERLLEGLDRLPGWPEKVKTMQKNWIGRSEGVEITFKLESGDEVPIFTTRPDTIFGVTYIVLAPEHPLVSKLIRGTEYEKPVSDYIYELQSMNEITRTSTETEKTGMFIGSYAVNPLNDERIPVWIANYVLMEYGTGAVMGVPAHDERDFEFARKYGLPIRVVIQPKDDILSPATMERAYVDEGVMVNSPGFNGIPSAEMMEKIKQYIEDKGYGKRKVNYKLRDWLISRQRYWGAPIPIIYCEQCGTVPVPEEDLPVLLPEDVTFTGKGESPLAECESFVNTICPICGKPAKRETDTMDTFMCSSWYFERYTDPRNDERPFDYDKVKYWMPVDQYVGGVEHAILHLMYSRFFTKFLYDIGLVPVDEPFTNLLTQGMVLKDGAKMSKSKGNIVSPEDIIAKYGADTTRLFVLFAAPPERDLEWSDQGVEGCYRFINRVFRQVSELKDLYVKNKWRFDNLDEEDKKLRYKTHSTIRKITQDMDGRFSFNTAVSAIMELSNSLNDYLSLKHNNRNMNVVSELIYNMLVMLAPFAPHVSEELWHQIGYEGSIHQVSWPSWDEEALKQDEIELVIQINGKVRGKLNIPADADDETVKQLAISNERVGAYISGKPIKNVIVVPKKLINIVV; encoded by the coding sequence ATGGACTATAATTTTGAAGAGATTGAAAGCAGATGGCAGGAATACTGGAGAGAGAATAACTTTTATAAAGCTACGGAGGATAGTGAAAGTCCCAAATATTATGCCTTAGAAATGTTTCCATATCCTTCGGGCAAACTTCACATGGGACATGTTAGGAATTACTCTATTGGTGATGTTATAGCCAGATATAAACGAATGAGGGGTTACAATGTACTGCACCCTATGGGGTGGGATGCATTCGGCCTGCCTGCAGAAAACGCTGCAATAAAAAATGGGATACATCCAAGTGTATGGACATGGAATAATATTGACAACATGAGGAGCCAGCTTAAAAGGCTTGGCATCAGTTATGATTGGGACAGAGAGGTTGCCACATGCCACCCTGGCTATTATAAGTGGACTGAGTGGATGTTTTTACAACTCTATAAGCGCGGCCTGGCCTACAAGAAGAAATCCTTTGTAAACTGGTGTCCTTCATGTAAGACGGTTCTTGCCAACGAACAGGTAGTAAATGGAGAATGTGAACGCTGCGGTACTGTGGTGAGAAAAAAGGAACTGGAACAATGGTTTTTTAAGATAACTGATTATGCAGAAAGGCTTTTGGAAGGACTTGATAGACTTCCAGGCTGGCCAGAAAAGGTAAAGACCATGCAAAAAAACTGGATAGGCAGGAGTGAAGGCGTAGAGATTACCTTCAAACTGGAGAGCGGTGATGAGGTACCAATCTTTACTACAAGGCCGGACACAATCTTTGGTGTTACTTATATAGTGCTTGCTCCTGAGCATCCCCTTGTATCAAAACTGATAAGGGGAACAGAGTATGAGAAGCCTGTTAGCGATTATATATATGAACTTCAGTCAATGAATGAAATAACCCGCACCTCCACGGAAACAGAAAAGACTGGCATGTTTATAGGAAGTTATGCTGTAAATCCTTTAAATGATGAGAGGATACCTGTGTGGATTGCTAACTATGTGCTTATGGAATACGGTACAGGTGCGGTGATGGGGGTTCCGGCTCATGATGAAAGGGACTTTGAGTTTGCCAGAAAATATGGACTTCCGATAAGGGTAGTAATTCAACCGAAGGATGATATCCTCTCCCCAGCTACAATGGAAAGGGCTTATGTGGATGAGGGGGTAATGGTTAATTCACCGGGATTTAATGGAATTCCTTCCGCTGAGATGATGGAGAAGATAAAACAATATATTGAAGATAAGGGATATGGGAAAAGAAAAGTAAACTATAAGCTGAGGGATTGGTTGATATCCAGACAGAGGTACTGGGGAGCGCCTATTCCAATCATATACTGTGAACAGTGTGGCACTGTACCCGTGCCTGAAGAAGATCTGCCTGTCCTGCTACCTGAAGACGTTACATTTACTGGAAAGGGTGAATCTCCTTTAGCTGAATGTGAGTCATTTGTGAATACCATATGCCCAATATGTGGTAAACCGGCTAAGAGAGAGACTGACACCATGGATACATTCATGTGTTCATCCTGGTACTTTGAGAGGTATACAGATCCGAGAAATGATGAGAGGCCATTTGATTATGATAAAGTGAAATACTGGATGCCTGTAGATCAGTATGTGGGTGGTGTGGAACATGCCATACTGCATCTTATGTATTCAAGGTTTTTTACAAAATTTTTATATGATATCGGACTTGTTCCGGTAGATGAACCATTTACAAACCTTCTAACTCAAGGTATGGTTTTAAAAGATGGTGCAAAGATGTCAAAGTCAAAGGGAAATATAGTAAGCCCTGAGGATATTATAGCAAAATACGGTGCTGACACGACCAGGCTCTTTGTATTGTTTGCAGCGCCTCCTGAGAGGGATCTGGAATGGAGTGACCAGGGGGTGGAGGGATGTTATCGGTTTATAAACAGGGTATTTAGACAGGTTTCGGAGCTAAAGGATCTATATGTTAAAAATAAGTGGCGATTTGATAACCTGGATGAAGAAGACAAAAAACTTAGATACAAGACACACAGTACAATTAGAAAGATTACTCAGGATATGGATGGAAGGTTTAGCTTTAATACAGCTGTTAGTGCAATAATGGAGCTTTCTAATTCATTAAATGATTATCTTTCTTTGAAACACAATAACAGGAATATGAATGTTGTTAGTGAATTGATATATAACATGCTGGTAATGTTGGCACCATTTGCCCCACATGTTTCGGAGGAACTGTGGCACCAGATTGGATATGAAGGAAGTATTCATCAGGTTTCCTGGCCATCTTGGGACGAAGAGGCGTTAAAACAAGATGAGATAGAACTGGTAATTCAGATTAACGGAAAGGTACGGGGGAAGCTCAATATACCTGCAGATGCAGATGATGAGACTGTAAAGCAACTTGCTATAAGCAACGAAAGGGTCGGCGCATACATCTCAGGAAAACCTATTAAGAATGTTATAGTTGTGCCTAAAAAACTGATAAATATTGTGGTGTAA
- the obgE gene encoding GTPase ObgE: MFVDRARIYVKAGDGGNGVISFRREKFVAYGGPDGGDGGNGGDIILMADPNLKTLMDFKYRQHYKAQNGGNGMGGNKHGRDGEDLVIKVPVGTVLKDPDTGDVLYDLARPGQRVIAAQGGKGGRGNARFKSSTLRTPHFAESGDPGVERWLILELKLLADVGLIGFPNAGKSTLLSVLTKARPKIADYPFTTVTPNLGVCYYNDTSFVIADIPGLIEGAHVGVGLGHEFLRHIERTRLLLHLVDVSGMEGRDPVEDFEKVNKELELYNEDLSKKNQLVVATKLDIVEDRTIYERFKKEIESKGYRVFGISSVTTEGVDELLKEVSTFFKDEKKEDIPQEDEIVTLPPPIKETKEIDIEIDGNTFKLSGAMIDRILKRVNLTDEDSLRYFQNTLLKYGILEELKNMGLKNGDYISVRGFEFEYIE; encoded by the coding sequence ATGTTTGTTGATAGAGCCAGGATATATGTAAAGGCCGGCGATGGCGGTAATGGAGTGATTTCATTTAGAAGAGAAAAGTTTGTGGCTTATGGTGGTCCAGATGGTGGAGACGGGGGTAATGGCGGAGATATCATATTGATGGCTGACCCAAACCTCAAGACGTTGATGGATTTTAAGTATAGGCAGCACTATAAAGCCCAAAATGGTGGTAACGGTATGGGTGGCAATAAGCATGGAAGGGACGGTGAAGACCTTGTTATAAAGGTGCCTGTAGGTACTGTTTTGAAAGATCCTGATACAGGGGATGTGCTTTATGATTTGGCCAGGCCAGGTCAGAGGGTAATTGCAGCTCAAGGTGGAAAAGGGGGTAGAGGCAACGCTAGGTTTAAGTCATCTACCTTGAGGACTCCACATTTTGCTGAGAGTGGAGACCCCGGGGTTGAGAGATGGCTGATACTGGAGCTCAAGCTATTAGCCGACGTAGGTCTTATAGGTTTTCCAAATGCAGGCAAATCTACGCTTCTCTCGGTTTTGACAAAGGCCAGGCCAAAGATAGCAGATTATCCATTTACTACTGTCACACCAAATTTAGGGGTGTGCTACTACAATGATACCAGCTTTGTCATAGCAGATATACCGGGTCTTATTGAAGGGGCCCACGTGGGTGTAGGACTTGGACATGAATTTTTGAGGCACATAGAGAGGACAAGACTTCTCCTCCATCTTGTTGACGTCTCAGGAATGGAAGGGCGGGACCCGGTTGAGGATTTTGAGAAAGTAAATAAAGAGCTTGAATTATATAATGAGGACCTATCAAAAAAAAACCAACTGGTTGTTGCAACAAAGTTGGATATAGTTGAGGATAGGACGATATACGAGCGGTTTAAGAAAGAAATAGAGTCTAAAGGCTATAGAGTATTTGGTATTTCTTCAGTTACTACAGAAGGTGTTGATGAACTTTTAAAGGAGGTCTCGACATTTTTTAAAGATGAAAAAAAAGAAGATATCCCCCAAGAGGATGAGATTGTCACTTTACCTCCACCGATAAAAGAAACAAAAGAGATAGACATTGAAATAGATGGGAATACCTTTAAGCTTTCCGGGGCGATGATAGATAGAATATTAAAAAGGGTGAACCTCACTGATGAAGACTCATTAAGATATTTCCAGAATACCCTGTTGAAATATGGTATATTAGAAGAGCTTAAAAACATGGGGCTTAAGAATGGTGATTATATAAGTGTAAGAGGATTTGAATTTGAATATATTGAATAG
- a CDS encoding Spo0B domain-containing protein: MFTEKDMIDILKGYRHIYLNDLQVIMGYIQLGRQDAAIEYIKKISRLMEAESRISHISDYRMQYVLIKGYNRAKENFIGLDIDVDGLSDMVCTDEDYSQIENQLNGYIDDAVANGYEELHLRLLFNGKVMLERVG; encoded by the coding sequence ATGTTTACTGAAAAAGACATGATTGATATTCTAAAAGGATACAGGCATATCTACCTGAATGACCTGCAGGTGATAATGGGGTATATCCAGCTGGGTAGGCAGGACGCAGCTATCGAATACATTAAAAAGATAAGCAGGTTGATGGAGGCTGAATCCAGAATATCACATATTAGTGATTACCGTATGCAATATGTCTTAATAAAAGGGTATAATAGGGCTAAGGAGAACTTTATTGGACTTGATATAGATGTAGATGGTCTTTCGGATATGGTTTGCACTGATGAGGATTATAGTCAAATAGAGAACCAGTTGAATGGATACATCGATGATGCAGTGGCAAACGGCTATGAGGAACTTCATCTCAGGCTTCTTTTCAACGGGAAAGTAATGTTAGAAAGGGTCGGATAG
- the rpmA gene encoding 50S ribosomal protein L27: protein MDLQLFAHKKGVGSSRNGRDSKAKRLGVKKFDGQFVLAGNILVRQRGTRIYPGKNVGIGRDDTLFALKDGVVKFETKGKDKKYVNIIPAVNEAI, encoded by the coding sequence ATGGATCTTCAGCTTTTTGCCCATAAGAAAGGTGTGGGAAGCTCAAGAAACGGTAGAGACAGTAAGGCCAAAAGGCTTGGAGTTAAGAAATTTGATGGCCAGTTTGTACTTGCTGGGAATATACTGGTTAGGCAGAGGGGTACCAGGATTTATCCGGGGAAAAATGTCGGCATAGGTAGGGATGATACACTCTTTGCTTTAAAAGATGGTGTTGTGAAATTTGAGACCAAGGGGAAAGATAAGAAATACGTAAATATCATTCCTGCGGTAAATGAGGCAATATAA
- a CDS encoding D-alanyl-D-alanine carboxypeptidase family protein, protein MKKFLVMYILGMIICMSLPFARVAAQDLDISAPSAVLIDFNTGQFLYEKNADQKMYPASITKILTAIIALENSNLNEQVTAGEDVLNVDGNKIYISPGETLSMKDLIYSLLIASANDSAIVIADHVGGSVKGFANMMNEKAKELGAKNTHFTNPNGLHDDNHYTSARDMALIARYAMQNETFRKIVTTMKYSIQPTNKFDKVRELYNENRLLKNTKYKYEGADGIKTGYTIKADQTLVASATRDGHRLIAVIMGAKGTKVWEDAICLLNYGFNNYKLVSLNNKDDVITTMNFDNQKITLKSNNSLAAAVPVDAQDITKKISIVENISFPLDAGTVLGKLEYYIGDKMIGSVDLVTDKSYQKGLFGKIHVVGEDNGIKSKIIYTLFFIVISGTALLSFLFLKRAKQDKKFMFKRSDEW, encoded by the coding sequence ATGAAAAAGTTCTTAGTTATGTACATATTGGGCATGATTATATGTATGTCCTTACCTTTTGCAAGAGTTGCAGCACAGGATTTAGATATTTCTGCTCCATCTGCTGTATTAATTGACTTCAATACAGGCCAGTTCCTTTATGAAAAAAACGCAGACCAGAAGATGTACCCCGCCAGCATCACAAAGATACTCACTGCTATTATAGCACTGGAAAATTCAAATCTCAATGAGCAGGTAACAGCTGGCGAAGATGTACTTAATGTAGATGGAAATAAGATATATATTTCACCTGGAGAAACCCTCTCAATGAAGGACCTGATATACAGCCTGCTTATTGCATCGGCAAACGACTCTGCCATTGTGATAGCTGACCATGTTGGCGGCAGTGTAAAAGGATTTGCAAACATGATGAATGAAAAAGCAAAAGAACTTGGTGCAAAAAACACCCATTTTACTAATCCAAATGGCCTGCACGATGATAATCATTATACTTCTGCCCGTGATATGGCATTGATTGCCAGATATGCAATGCAAAATGAAACTTTCAGGAAAATAGTTACAACCATGAAATATAGCATACAACCTACCAACAAATTTGACAAGGTAAGGGAATTGTACAACGAAAATAGGCTCCTGAAAAATACAAAGTATAAGTACGAAGGAGCAGACGGCATTAAGACAGGATATACAATCAAGGCCGACCAGACACTGGTAGCAAGTGCCACAAGGGACGGTCACAGATTAATTGCTGTAATTATGGGTGCAAAGGGTACAAAAGTATGGGAGGATGCTATTTGCCTGCTGAATTACGGGTTTAATAATTATAAGCTGGTTTCATTAAATAATAAAGACGATGTTATAACCACAATGAATTTTGATAATCAGAAAATAACATTAAAATCTAATAATAGCTTAGCGGCTGCGGTACCTGTTGATGCACAGGATATAACAAAAAAAATAAGCATAGTTGAAAATATATCCTTCCCTTTAGACGCAGGTACTGTACTTGGAAAACTTGAATATTATATAGGTGATAAAATGATAGGGTCTGTTGATCTCGTAACCGACAAGTCGTACCAAAAGGGGTTATTTGGAAAGATACATGTTGTTGGAGAAGATAACGGCATCAAAAGTAAAATAATATATACTCTCTTTTTTATAGTTATTTCCGGGACAGCCTTGTTGTCTTTTCTGTTTTTAAAAAGAGCAAAGCAAGATAAAAAATTTATGTTTAAAAGATCAGATGAGTGGTAG
- the nadD gene encoding nicotinate-nucleotide adenylyltransferase, producing MDNHIKVGIMGGTFDPIHYGHLVTAEAVRYKFNLAKVIFVPSGNPPHKEARVITEKKHRYLMTILATVTNPNFEVSAIELNKEGYTYTVDTMKEFKTIYGENFEFYFITGADAILEILKWKDIDTLLNLCNFVAATRPGFNTKDLADKLEYIKKTYDKDIFRVEVPSLAISSTDIRQRVAHGEPIKYLLPEAVERYIQKNHLYQE from the coding sequence TTGGATAACCATATCAAGGTGGGAATCATGGGGGGTACATTTGACCCCATACACTATGGGCACCTTGTTACCGCCGAAGCAGTAAGATACAAGTTCAACCTTGCTAAAGTCATTTTTGTGCCATCGGGTAATCCGCCACACAAAGAGGCCAGGGTTATTACTGAAAAAAAACATAGATACTTAATGACTATTCTGGCCACTGTGACCAATCCTAATTTTGAGGTTTCAGCAATTGAACTCAACAAAGAGGGGTATACCTATACTGTTGATACTATGAAAGAATTTAAGACCATATATGGGGAAAATTTTGAGTTCTATTTTATTACAGGTGCCGATGCAATTTTGGAAATATTGAAATGGAAGGACATTGATACGCTATTGAATCTTTGTAACTTTGTCGCAGCCACCAGACCTGGATTTAATACTAAGGATCTGGCTGACAAATTGGAATATATAAAGAAGACTTATGATAAGGATATATTCAGGGTTGAGGTTCCGTCCCTTGCCATATCATCGACAGATATAAGGCAAAGAGTAGCCCATGGGGAGCCCATAAAGTACCTGCTTCCTGAGGCAGTAGAGAGATATATTCAGAAAAACCATTTGTATCAGGAGTGA
- a CDS encoding helix-hairpin-helix domain-containing protein, producing MNFKKMQGFLIMILVMIAVAGCIIFYIRSDSGDVTVIQAGESDKGNVEVTDENVVSASKDKTQGELETKTVFVHVAGQVKNPGVYELQFGARVIDAVNMAGGPLDEADLDSLNLAKKLNDEEKVYVPKKGESIPVSNNPATATANFSTSPAPANLHKININTAGLEELKSLPGIGDVLAERIIEYRNANGPFKKIEDIMNVEKIGPKTFENIKDKITI from the coding sequence ATGAACTTTAAAAAAATGCAGGGATTTCTAATAATGATATTAGTCATGATAGCGGTTGCAGGTTGCATAATTTTTTACATAAGATCGGATTCAGGTGATGTTACCGTAATACAGGCAGGTGAAAGTGACAAGGGGAATGTAGAGGTGACAGATGAAAATGTTGTATCTGCTTCTAAGGATAAAACCCAGGGAGAATTGGAAACAAAGACTGTATTTGTCCATGTGGCGGGTCAGGTGAAAAATCCTGGTGTTTATGAATTGCAGTTTGGTGCGCGTGTTATTGATGCCGTTAATATGGCCGGGGGTCCGTTAGATGAGGCTGACCTTGATAGCCTTAATCTGGCAAAAAAATTAAATGATGAAGAAAAGGTATATGTGCCTAAAAAAGGGGAAAGTATACCGGTATCAAATAATCCAGCCACTGCAACGGCAAATTTTTCAACAAGCCCGGCGCCTGCGAATTTGCATAAAATAAATATAAACACTGCGGGGTTGGAAGAGTTAAAATCGTTGCCCGGCATAGGAGATGTACTTGCGGAAAGGATAATAGAATACAGAAATGCCAATGGCCCGTTTAAGAAAATTGAGGACATTATGAATGTGGAAAAGATAGGTCCCAAGACATTTGAAAATATCAAGGATAAGATAACAATATAA
- a CDS encoding LCP family protein, with protein MKKIIRYVAIILACLVLLVLSGAYFYLKNLNPGYGQNSENQSSSLDTPKPAKHEPVNILILGIDGINKTDKGRSDTLMLLTYNPDLKKATLISIPRDTRIKLDRYGYQKINAAYTYENEQGSMKAVSDLLDIPIHYYVKIDYQGFIKLVDDIGGVKVNVPLQMDYDDDAGNLHIHLKMGEQVLNGEQALGLVRWRKGYVDQDLGRIKTQQLFVKAFIDKLTSPAAVLNAQKILKTINEYVETNMTPSEALSYVDDALKVGKNIKMYTLPGEPKYIDGISYYVMDEEQAKELLQEVNVENNDKNSDLQNGALDAIKKYGLDPSGIKIEVLNGGAPPNSATEVGNMLKDYGFDVKRISNISGTEYSSTQIINRTDNTDIGKMLSEVIGDSVIINDPDPSLGVDVTVIVGKNYKQ; from the coding sequence ATGAAAAAAATAATCAGATATGTTGCTATAATATTAGCATGTTTGGTATTGCTGGTTCTTTCAGGTGCCTATTTTTATTTAAAAAATTTAAATCCTGGATATGGCCAAAACAGTGAAAATCAATCTTCAAGTTTGGACACGCCAAAACCGGCCAAACATGAACCAGTTAACATATTGATTTTAGGTATTGATGGAATTAATAAAACAGACAAGGGAAGGTCAGACACTCTGATGCTGCTAACATATAATCCTGACCTGAAAAAAGCCACACTGATATCAATACCAAGGGATACCAGAATAAAACTTGATAGGTATGGATATCAAAAGATAAATGCCGCATACACGTATGAAAATGAACAGGGAAGTATGAAAGCTGTCTCTGACCTTCTTGATATACCTATTCACTATTATGTAAAGATCGATTATCAGGGTTTTATTAAGCTTGTAGATGATATTGGTGGTGTCAAAGTGAATGTGCCACTGCAAATGGATTATGATGATGATGCTGGCAATCTGCATATACATTTAAAGATGGGTGAGCAGGTGTTAAATGGGGAACAGGCCCTTGGCCTGGTCAGGTGGAGAAAGGGTTATGTAGATCAGGATCTTGGGCGTATAAAGACTCAACAGCTATTTGTAAAGGCATTTATAGATAAGTTAACAAGTCCGGCTGCTGTTTTGAATGCACAAAAGATTTTAAAAACCATCAATGAATATGTAGAAACAAACATGACTCCATCGGAAGCCTTGAGCTATGTGGATGATGCATTAAAAGTTGGTAAAAATATTAAGATGTATACGTTACCAGGTGAGCCGAAATACATCGACGGCATATCATATTACGTGATGGATGAAGAGCAGGCTAAGGAACTTCTGCAAGAAGTAAATGTAGAAAATAATGATAAAAATAGTGACTTACAGAATGGAGCACTGGATGCGATAAAAAAGTACGGACTTGACCCATCAGGGATTAAAATTGAGGTTTTAAATGGAGGTGCACCGCCCAATTCAGCTACTGAAGTTGGAAATATGCTAAAGGATTATGGATTTGACGTAAAGCGAATTTCAAATATTTCCGGTACTGAATACAGTAGCACTCAGATAATTAATAGAACAGATAATACTGATATTGGTAAGATGTTATCGGAAGTTATTGGTGATTCTGTGATTATCAATGACCCAGACCCATCCCTGGGAGTTGATGTGACCGTAATAGTAGGGAAGAATTATAAACAATAA
- a CDS encoding helix-turn-helix transcriptional regulator, with protein MAENYNPLLNSFIPLVEALGKMFGKNCEVVLHDISNPQRSIVAIANGHVTGRKVGGPMTDYGLMILREGKYEDIINYRSKSKDGKILKSSTIFLKDEKNRAFGCICINFDISEVEMLRNILTEICDTESDNTQMVDETFADDVNSVLANIVSNTLDNFGRPINYMTKEDKVNVVKILDSKGVFLIKGSVDYVAKVLCVSRYTIYNYLDEIRAAGDQVNGGK; from the coding sequence ATGGCTGAGAATTATAATCCATTGCTCAATAGTTTTATACCTCTTGTAGAAGCATTAGGGAAAATGTTTGGGAAGAACTGTGAGGTTGTTCTTCACGATATTAGCAACCCTCAAAGGTCCATAGTAGCCATTGCGAACGGCCATGTAACAGGGCGGAAGGTAGGGGGACCTATGACTGACTATGGTCTTATGATTTTAAGAGAGGGTAAGTATGAGGACATTATAAATTACAGGAGTAAAAGCAAGGATGGGAAAATACTAAAATCTAGTACAATATTCCTTAAAGATGAAAAAAACAGGGCTTTTGGATGCATCTGCATAAACTTTGATATATCAGAGGTAGAAATGCTTAGGAATATACTTACTGAGATATGTGACACAGAATCAGACAATACACAGATGGTCGATGAAACATTTGCTGATGATGTAAACAGCGTACTTGCAAATATTGTAAGCAATACACTGGATAACTTTGGCAGACCTATAAACTACATGACCAAGGAGGACAAGGTTAATGTGGTTAAGATTTTAGACTCGAAAGGTGTTTTCCTCATAAAGGGTTCTGTGGATTATGTAGCAAAAGTCCTGTGTGTATCTCGCTATACAATTTACAATTACTTGGATGAAATAAGGGCTGCGGGAGATCAGGTGAATGGTGGTAAATAG
- a CDS encoding YhbY family RNA-binding protein: protein MITGKKRARLRAMANGIRPVVNIGKDGINETVLASIEDALEARELIKINVMENSPISIKDAIDLITEKLKAEPIQVIGKRFVIYRRSTRKPRIEV from the coding sequence ATAATAACGGGTAAAAAGAGAGCACGGTTAAGGGCAATGGCCAATGGTATAAGACCGGTAGTAAACATTGGTAAGGATGGGATAAATGAAACTGTACTGGCTTCGATTGAGGATGCGTTGGAGGCAAGAGAGTTAATTAAAATCAATGTTATGGAAAATTCGCCGATTTCTATCAAAGATGCCATCGACTTAATAACAGAAAAACTCAAAGCTGAACCAATTCAGGTGATTGGCAAAAGATTTGTCATATATAGGAGGTCAACACGAAAGCCCAGAATAGAGGTTTAA
- the rsfS gene encoding ribosome silencing factor, with product MDNPLEIAQCIADVMEDKKAEDIVILEIKDLTVIADYFVICTGKNATHVSSICDSIQEKMEENGIKVGHIEGLRSNNWILMDYGSVVAHIFSPADRGFYNLDRIWADAKRLSYK from the coding sequence GTGGATAATCCTTTGGAAATTGCCCAGTGTATTGCAGATGTAATGGAAGATAAAAAGGCTGAAGATATTGTGATTTTGGAGATAAAGGACCTTACGGTTATTGCTGACTACTTTGTGATATGTACAGGTAAAAATGCTACTCATGTATCATCCATATGTGACTCGATACAAGAAAAAATGGAAGAAAATGGCATAAAAGTTGGTCATATAGAAGGACTCAGGAGCAATAACTGGATATTAATGGACTATGGCAGTGTTGTTGCCCATATCTTCAGTCCTGCAGACAGGGGATTTTACAATCTGGATAGAATATGGGCCGATGCTAAAAGGCTGAGTTATAAATAA